GGTGCAGGACGGCGTGGACCTGCCGCGCCTCGGCCTGGCGGTCGTCGACGAGCAGCACCGCTTCGGCGTGCGCCAGCGGGGGCGCGCCGGCCGCACCGGCGACGAGATCGCGCCGCACGTGCTGGTGATGAGCGCGACCCCGATCCCGCGCAGCCTGGCGCTGACCCTCTACGGCGATCTCGACCTCTCCGTCCTGGACGAGATGCCGGCGGGCCGCCGTCCCGTGGCGACGGCGACCGTGGCCGCCGCCGACCTGGACGCCCGCTACGCCGGGATCCGCGAGCGCCTGCTCGCCGGGGAGCGGGCCTTCGTCATCTACCCCGTGATCGAGGAGACCGCCGGCCAGGATTTGCGATCGGCTGAGGCCGAGTACGAGCGGCTCGCCGCCGGCCCCTTCCGCGGCCACCGCGTCGGTCTGCTGCACGGCCGGCTGAAGCCGCGCGACAAGCAGGCCGTCATGGCCGCCTTCGTGTCCGGGGAACTGGAAGTGCTCGTCGCCACCACGGTGGTCGAGGTGGGGATCGACGTCCCCGCCGCCACCGCGATGGTGATCCACCATCCGGAGCGCTTCGGGCTGGCCCAGCTGCACCAGCTGCGCGGTCGCATCGGCCGCTCGGACCTGGCCTCGCGCTGCGACCTCGTGCTCGACCGCTGGCTGCCCCCCGACGCCGCCGAGAGGCTGCAGGTCTTCTGCGCCACGCTGGACGGTTTCCGCCTGGCCGAGGAGGACCTGCGCCGCCGCGGTCCCGGCGATGTGCTCGGCGTGCGCCAGCACGGGGCGCCGGTCTTCCTGCTGGCCAACCCCCTGCGCGACCAGGCCGTGGTCGCCCTGGCCGCCGGGGACGCCGCGAGTCTGCTGGCGGCCGACCCCCGCCTCGAGGGCCCCGGCCTGGCGCCCCTGCGGGGGGCGCTGGCCGCCGGCTTCGGCCGCTACCTCGCTCTGACCGCGGCCGGTTGATCGCGACCGGCTGATCGCTACAGGCAGTCAAGCCCGACCGGCCGCTGCCGATGAACCGGGGAGCCCGAGGTCCCCGGAGGTCATGTTGCGCGTCACCTGCCCCAGCTGCCGAACCGACTACGCCGTGCCGGCGAGCCAGGCGCCGCGGCGCCCGTTGCGCCTGGTCTGCCCGGCGTGCGGGCGCGGGTTCCGCCTCGAACCGGAGCCGCGCCGGCCGGCAGCCCCGGCGGGCGACGCGCTGGCGGCCGCCTGGTCCGAGCGGCTGGCCCGCGCCCTGGTCTCCGACATCGTCGTCTACCAGCCCGAACGCCGACGCGCGGCCCTGGAGCGTGGGCGCGTGCTCGAGGAATTCGTCCCGGAGATCGCCGCGGCCTGGCGGCTGCTGCTGGAACTCGCCGGCGACGATCCCGCCCGCTTGGCGCCGGTGTTCCGCGATGCGCTCGACACGCTCCTCGGCGCCGGCGCCCCCGTCGTTCCCGCAGTTCCCTGAAGAAAAGCCCCCGCCCTACTCCGCACCCCCCTGTGCCGGGGCTCCGCATGACGCCGTGACAGGGGTGTCCTAAGGCCCCCTGCGCCAGGAGGGCGCAGGGGGCCTTAGGCCAAGCGCGCCGGGCACACGAGGTGCCCGGCGCGCGTCCCCTGTCACGGCGTCATGCGGAGCCCCTACTCGTTCCAGTGCTGGCTGACGTCGGAGAGGATCGCGTCGATGTGCTGCCGAATCCTCTGGTTCTGATCCGGCTCGAACAACGCCTTCTTCACGCGCCCATCAGCATCCTTCTTGATGTAGCGCAGGGATTTCAGGTCCTCCATCGGCAGCAGGATGTCCTTGCAGACGCTGACCTCCAGGGGGCGCCCGTCGAGGTCCTGCGTGGGGTTGTTGTGCGGGTGCATGCCGAGTCCCCAGCCGTGGGCGACCATGGAGCAGAGCAGCGCGCGCAGCATGTTCTGGCCCTGGACGGTGTCGGGGTCGTACGTGCCCTGCAGGCGCTCCAGGACGCCGTCGACGACGGGCACGAGGCGCTCGACGTGCTCGTGGTCCAGTTCCTGGTGCAGCAGTCGCGCGAACATGTCCTTGAGGATGCGGTCGGTGTTGGTCACGGTCATCGCACGCTCCGGATGGGGGATGGCGTCGGGCCGGCGGAGGCCGGGCGTGACCGATTCATCGGCAGCCGCAGCCGTTTCTTGACGCCCGCCGGCGAACAATTCGTTGACCCGGATCCCGCCGGGTCCTAGTCTGCGCCCATGTCGAATCGGGATCAGGACATCAAGCAGCCCGCCGCGGTCGACGGCCGCGCCGCCGAGGCGTTCGCCCGCGGCCGTTCGGCCGAGCAGCAGGGCGTCTACGACGAAGCGCTGGTCGCCTACCGGGAGGCGCTCGCCGGCGCGCCCGGGCATGCCGAGTGGTGGTACCGCCTCGGCTGCGTGCAGCGCAAGCAGGGGGATTTCGGCGGGGCGCACGAGGCCTTCCGCAAGGCCGTCGACCTGGGCGGGGAGGACAGCCGCGCGCTGACCAACCTCGGCACCGTGCTCGACGAGCTGGGCCGGCGCGCCGAGGCCATGCAGATGTACCTGCGGGCGATCGCGGCCGATCCGCTCAACGCCGACGCGCACCACAACCTCGGCGCGCTCTACGCCGAGGAGGGCCGCCCCCGGGACGCCGTGCGCTGCTTCGAGGCCGCCATCCGCGCCCGTCCCGACGCCGAGGGTTACCTGAATCTCGGCATGGTGCACTTCCGCGACGATGCGTACGACGAGGCCCTGTCATACTTTGAGCAAAGCATAAAGCTGTCCCCGCAAGCGTCTAATGCTCAATATTTTACGGGAATCGTACTGCAGAAGAAGGGGCTGTACCGCGAGGCGGCCGACCGCTTCCGCAAGACCCTGGAGTTGGACAACCGGCTGGTCCGCGCCCACTTCCACCTCGGCACCTGCCTGCGCAAGCTGGAGAAGCACGAGGAGTCCCTGGCTTCGTTGCTGCGGGCTCTGGATGCGTTCCCGGACGACGGGCGCCTGCACTACCAGCTGGCCCTGACCTACGACGCCCTCCTGATGCGCCAGGAGGCCCGCAAGCATTACCGCCTGGCTCGCCAGGAGCGCTGACGCCAGGAACGCCGTTGCCAGGAATGCAGATTCGAGGTGCCCCGTGGAATTCCTGCATGTGATCCTGCTGGCCGTCGTGCAGGGACTCACCGAGTTCCTGCCGGTGAGCAGTTCCGGGCACCTGGTCCTGGCCCAGCACTTCCTGCACGCCTTCGAGGGCGACGTCGCGCTGGACGTGATCCTCCACGGCGGCACGCTCGTCGCGGTCCTGGCGGTCTACTGGCGGGAAATCCGGCGCCTGCTGACCTTCGACGCCGCCGCGGTGCAGTACGTCGTGGCGCTGGTCGTCGGCACCCTGCCCGCGGTCGCGGTGGGGCTGCTGCTGAAGGACCGGGTGGAGGCCCTGTTCTCCGACCCGCGGGCCACGGCCGTCGCCCTGATGTTCACCGGCCTGATCCTGCTGTCGACCCGCGCCGCCCGCAGCGAGTTGCGCCGGGTGCCGGGCGACTGGCACCCCGTGCCGCCGCCGCTGCCGAAGGCGCTGCTCATCGGCTGCGCCCAGGCGGTGGCCATCACCCCGGGCATCAGCCGTTCCGGTTCGACCATCGCCGCCTCGCTCTGGCTAGGGCTGCCGCGCGACGAGGCCGCCCGCTTCAGTTTCCTGCTCGCGGTGCCGGCGATCGTCGGCGCCCTGGTCCTGCATCTTCTCGATGGGGGGCTGCGCAGCCAGGCCGGGCCGGTGGCGCTCACGGCCGGGGCCGTCGTGGCTTTCCTGGTCGGGATGGTCGCGATCCGGCTGACCGCGTTGCTGGTCGTGCAGCGGCATTTCTGGAAGTTCTCGTTCTACTGCCTGCCCCTGGGCGCGGCGATGTACCTGCTGCTCGGCAAGTAGTCCGGTCAGACGCCCACGGGCGCGGTGGCCAGGCGCTGCAACGCGGCGAGCGCGGCGTCCGGGTCGTAGGGCTTCTCCAGCACTTCACGGGCGCCGCGGGCGCGGGCCCGCGCGGCGCCGATGGCGTCGCCGGGCGAGACGACGGCGGCCACGGCCAGGTCGGGATCGCGCGCCAGCAGGGCGCCCAGCAGGCCTTCGCCGACGACGGCGTCCGCCGACAGGTCCACGACCGCGAGGCGGGGCGCCAGCGCGGCCTGCAGATCGAGCGCCTCGGCGGCGCTGCCCGCCTCGACGATGATGGCGATCCCGGCCTCGCGGGCCAGGTCGCCCAGCACGAAGCGCATGAAGTCCGCGTCGTCGACGATCAGCAGGGTGTGACGCAAGACGCCCTCCAGTGGCCGGGGATCGGCCGCGGGGTCGGAACCGCGACCGCGGCGAGGGGTTCAGGCGGCGCCGTCGCGTGGCGGAACCGTGTCGCCGCAGCATCGGCCGGACGGCGGGGCACTTGAGCGCCGGAAACGGAACGTCAAGGGAGGATGCGATGAAGAGGACATGCCTGGGGTTCATCTGTCTCCGGCTCGCCGCGGCCGTCTTCGTCCTGGCGGCGGCCCTGCCCGTCGTCGCGGCGGACGTCCCGGTCGTGCTCAGCGGCGCGGACGACCGCGCCGAGCTCATGCTCACGATCTACAACGAGAACCTCGCCCTGGTGCGCGAGGTGCGGCGGCTCGAGCTGCCGGGCGGCGACGCGCGCCTGGAGTTCCAGGACGTGCCGTCGCAGATCGAGCCGCGCTCGCTGCTCGTCGAGACGGTGGCGGGCAAGGGGATGCTCCTGCTGGAGCAGAACTACGAGTTCGACCTGATGTCGCGCGAGAAGATCCTCGAGAAGTACGTCGGGCGCGAGGTGTC
The sequence above is a segment of the bacterium genome. Coding sequences within it:
- a CDS encoding tetratricopeptide repeat protein, coding for MSNRDQDIKQPAAVDGRAAEAFARGRSAEQQGVYDEALVAYREALAGAPGHAEWWYRLGCVQRKQGDFGGAHEAFRKAVDLGGEDSRALTNLGTVLDELGRRAEAMQMYLRAIAADPLNADAHHNLGALYAEEGRPRDAVRCFEAAIRARPDAEGYLNLGMVHFRDDAYDEALSYFEQSIKLSPQASNAQYFTGIVLQKKGLYREAADRFRKTLELDNRLVRAHFHLGTCLRKLEKHEESLASLLRALDAFPDDGRLHYQLALTYDALLMRQEARKHYRLARQER
- a CDS encoding undecaprenyl-diphosphate phosphatase — its product is MEFLHVILLAVVQGLTEFLPVSSSGHLVLAQHFLHAFEGDVALDVILHGGTLVAVLAVYWREIRRLLTFDAAAVQYVVALVVGTLPAVAVGLLLKDRVEALFSDPRATAVALMFTGLILLSTRAARSELRRVPGDWHPVPPPLPKALLIGCAQAVAITPGISRSGSTIAASLWLGLPRDEAARFSFLLAVPAIVGALVLHLLDGGLRSQAGPVALTAGAVVAFLVGMVAIRLTALLVVQRHFWKFSFYCLPLGAAMYLLLGK
- a CDS encoding response regulator codes for the protein MRHTLLIVDDADFMRFVLGDLAREAGIAIIVEAGSAAEALDLQAALAPRLAVVDLSADAVVGEGLLGALLARDPDLAVAAVVSPGDAIGAARARARGAREVLEKPYDPDAALAALQRLATAPVGV
- a CDS encoding zinc-ribbon domain-containing protein, coding for MLRVTCPSCRTDYAVPASQAPRRPLRLVCPACGRGFRLEPEPRRPAAPAGDALAAAWSERLARALVSDIVVYQPERRRAALERGRVLEEFVPEIAAAWRLLLELAGDDPARLAPVFRDALDTLLGAGAPVVPAVP